CGTTGTACTTCCAGCGGCAACTAGATGATAAGTACCATATAAGACAGGGAGTGGGGAGTCGGGAGTTAGGGATTGCTCCGAGGCTAAAATTTGCTGAATCGCATGAGCGGTCACATCGGCCAATAAGCTTGCCGCAGTCGGCGCGCCGTGTTGGTCGGCGATGATTTTTAGCTCCTCCCGCTCACCCGCCAAGCGCAAGATGGTTTTCAGGAAGTTGCCGCCGTGCGCGCCAAACACCCAGCTGGTTCTAAATATCAGATGCCGTGGATTGGCGGCGGCAATCGCCAGCTCTCCGGCTAACTTAGTCTTTCCATACACAGACTGCGGGTTAGGCGTGTCAGTCTCGCTATACCAGCCGTCTTTTGTGCCATCAAACACATAATCGGTGGAGTAATGCACCAGCAAAGCGCCAATCTTAGCCGCTTCCTCTGCAAAAACTTGTGGGGCAATCGTGTTAATTGCGCACGCTAGCTCTGGCTCGCTTTCGGCCTTATCCACTGCCGTATGCGCAGCAGGGTTCACAATCACATGTGGCTGTGTTCTGGCGACCAGTGCTCGTATCGCTGCTGGATCACTTAAATCACAACCATCCCGATCAACCGCAATCACCGTACCCAGCACGGCTAGGCTGCGCTGCAGCTCAAAACCGAGTTGGCCGTTTTTGCCGGTCAATAGAATACGAATAGTTTGCTTCATTTTGACCTACTCTTCACTGGGATCTACTTTTCACTGGCTAAAGCAGCTTGCAAGCTAGCTTCTAATTGATTAAATGCACCAATATAAGCGCCTACTTTGCCTAATAAAGCAGACACCTCTCGCTCGTCATAAACATGGCTGGATAAATTACGCATTTCTATCATGTCTAGCCAAAGAGCCTCATCCTGAAGTAAGCCTTGAGCAAAAGCGTCTTTAAAAATAGCGCGGGGATTTTTGCTATCAATTCCCACAAAATCTAAATAGCGCTTTAATGCTTTCCAAGACATTTCAAAAGTAAACTCGAAACGCTGCACGTTAATATCCAAGACCACATCGCCAAAACCTTCTTGGCGTAAGGCAATCGCTTCTTCTTGCACCAAGCGTAAACGTCGCAACGCTCTGGAGAAATACAATAAGCCGTCTTCTGCACGCAATTGCTTGCTGGCACTGAATAACACCCGCCCAGTCTCTTTCACCCTTTGAGAAAAACGCGGCTCAGCATGGGCAATATTAGCGACGTCAATTTTGATTAAGGTTGGCAACAAATCCACTTCTGCACGAATTATGGCCATGCTTTCAGAACTGGCATTTGCATCATCAAAGGCAAAATCATAATCACTGGTCTCCTTGGCTTCACCATCCACGCGTGAGCCAAACAACCAGATTCTGCTTGGATTTAAATGGCGCAAAATAATGCCCACTACCGCATCAATCAGTTTCTTATCCAAAACCGGCGTCACTTCTGCCATTTTTTTAAGCCCCGTATTGCTGATCAATCCAGTCCTGATAATGACCACTACTTACATTCTGCACCCAATCCTGGTGAGTCAGATACCAATCTACCGTTTTAGCAATACCTGTTTCAAAGGTTTCCGCAGGTTTCCAGCCTAGCTCTCGCTCTAGCTTACTCGCATCAATGGCGTAGCGCTTATCGTGGCCGGGGCGATCTGTTACATAGGTGACTTGCTCAGCGTAAGCCTTGCCATCACTTCTCGGCTGTCGCTCGTCAAGAATCTGGCAGATGGTGTGGACTACATCTAAATTCGGCTTTTCATTCCAGCCGCCTACATTATAAGTTTCACCCACTACGCCCGCTTCCAACACGCGGCGAATGGCGCTGCAATGATCTTTTACATACAGCCAGTCGCGAATCTGCTGGCCATCGCCATAAATCGGCAAGGCTTTACCAGCAAGGGCATTCAGAATCACCAGCGGGATCAACTTTTCAGGGAAATGATAAGGGCCGTAATTATTGGAGCAATTGGTGGTTAATACCGGCAGTCCATAGGTATGGTGCCACGCTCGAACCAAATGATCGGATGCGGCTTTAGATGCGGAATACGGGCTGTTTGGCTCGTAAGCCTTGGTTTCGGTAAAGGCAGGGTCATCAACCGCTAAAGAGCCATAAACTTCATCGGTAGACACATGCAAAAAGCGAAAAGCAGTTTTATTATCCGCAGCTAAATCTGTCCAATAGCCGCGCACGGCTTCTAGCAAATTAAATGTGCCCACTACATTGGTCTGAATAAACTCGCCCGGGCCGCTAATGGATCGATCCACATGCGATTCAGCGGCAAAATTAATCACAGCACGGGGCTGATATTTGGCCAGTAATTCGCTGATTACGGCTTTATCGCCAATATCTGCGCGCACAAAAATATGCCGTGCATCGTTTTTTAATGAGGCTAAGGTATCTAGATTGCCAGCATAAGTGAGCTTATCTACATTAATAAGCGGCTCATCAGACT
This genomic interval from Iodobacter fluviatilis contains the following:
- the rfbD gene encoding dTDP-4-dehydrorhamnose reductase; this encodes MKQTIRILLTGKNGQLGFELQRSLAVLGTVIAVDRDGCDLSDPAAIRALVARTQPHVIVNPAAHTAVDKAESEPELACAINTIAPQVFAEEAAKIGALLVHYSTDYVFDGTKDGWYSETDTPNPQSVYGKTKLAGELAIAAANPRHLIFRTSWVFGAHGGNFLKTILRLAGEREELKIIADQHGAPTAASLLADVTAHAIQQILASEQSLTPDSPLPVLYGTYHLVAAGSTTWHGYAESVVERAKAADVQVKATQILPIPTSAYPLPAPRPANSQLSTEKLQAAFGLCLPDWQDGVTQVMTLLSKN
- a CDS encoding HI0074 family nucleotidyltransferase substrate-binding subunit produces the protein MAEVTPVLDKKLIDAVVGIILRHLNPSRIWLFGSRVDGEAKETSDYDFAFDDANASSESMAIIRAEVDLLPTLIKIDVANIAHAEPRFSQRVKETGRVLFSASKQLRAEDGLLYFSRALRRLRLVQEEAIALRQEGFGDVVLDINVQRFEFTFEMSWKALKRYLDFVGIDSKNPRAIFKDAFAQGLLQDEALWLDMIEMRNLSSHVYDEREVSALLGKVGAYIGAFNQLEASLQAALASEK
- the rfbB gene encoding dTDP-glucose 4,6-dehydratase encodes the protein MILVTGGAGFIGGNFVLDWLAQSDEPLINVDKLTYAGNLDTLASLKNDARHIFVRADIGDKAVISELLAKYQPRAVINFAAESHVDRSISGPGEFIQTNVVGTFNLLEAVRGYWTDLAADNKTAFRFLHVSTDEVYGSLAVDDPAFTETKAYEPNSPYSASKAASDHLVRAWHHTYGLPVLTTNCSNNYGPYHFPEKLIPLVILNALAGKALPIYGDGQQIRDWLYVKDHCSAIRRVLEAGVVGETYNVGGWNEKPNLDVVHTICQILDERQPRSDGKAYAEQVTYVTDRPGHDKRYAIDASKLERELGWKPAETFETGIAKTVDWYLTHQDWVQNVSSGHYQDWIDQQYGA